In Vagococcus hydrophili, one DNA window encodes the following:
- a CDS encoding MFS transporter, with translation MAVYSYIRKGDYVYQEKKPVNLNVLLGSLFLGYSMVYIDKLSVGISIVSISKDIPMTESTKGLILSAFFIGYALMQIPMSFAINKFGARSVVIFSVILIGIFDFIFGLSQSIQMLIAVRLLSGMFAHSGYASASSKEVIDNFPVERRTFAKGILISSSGFAGVIGPILLSPLIEMKGWRFAYTLLTIVSLVIAFIISSSIPKKDKNQKQSASTAKKIPILSVWKNPTIWFLFFAAFFINSLLYGLNNWLPTFLVSYRGITLPQSGMISSAVGVFALTGAIGGSYIVGKFFRNQDKKVIMVTSSIGSILAFASYFVYKPINFILVLGFATLFLTLGFVTLMAIPMKMFSGEVFAPSYSTIATGGIIGGAVVQLVIGFLVESSETFLTAFIYFLCLGLLTAASLIFVKIPSQNESI, from the coding sequence ATGGCTGTTTACAGTTATATTAGAAAGGGTGATTATGTGTATCAAGAAAAGAAACCCGTTAATTTAAATGTTTTATTAGGTTCCTTATTTTTAGGATATTCCATGGTTTATATTGATAAATTATCTGTTGGTATCTCAATTGTTTCTATTAGTAAAGACATCCCAATGACTGAAAGTACCAAGGGACTTATTTTAAGTGCTTTTTTTATTGGTTATGCTTTGATGCAAATCCCAATGAGTTTTGCGATTAACAAGTTTGGCGCTCGATCTGTGGTCATTTTTTCAGTAATTCTTATCGGTATATTTGATTTTATTTTCGGTCTAAGCCAAAGTATTCAGATGTTAATTGCCGTGAGATTACTCTCTGGCATGTTTGCTCACTCTGGTTATGCTTCTGCTTCTAGTAAAGAAGTGATTGATAATTTCCCTGTGGAACGACGGACATTCGCTAAAGGAATACTTATTTCGTCTTCAGGATTTGCTGGTGTGATTGGACCTATTCTATTGTCTCCACTAATTGAAATGAAAGGCTGGCGTTTTGCTTATACTTTACTGACCATTGTTTCCTTAGTCATTGCTTTTATCATTTCATCTTCTATTCCTAAAAAAGATAAAAATCAAAAACAATCAGCATCTACAGCAAAAAAAATACCGATTCTTTCAGTTTGGAAAAACCCAACAATTTGGTTCCTATTTTTTGCGGCATTCTTTATTAATAGTTTATTGTACGGATTAAACAATTGGTTACCAACATTTTTAGTTTCTTACCGAGGAATTACTTTGCCTCAGTCTGGCATGATTAGTTCAGCTGTTGGTGTCTTCGCCCTAACAGGAGCAATCGGTGGTAGTTATATTGTTGGGAAGTTTTTCCGTAATCAAGATAAAAAAGTCATTATGGTTACTTCAAGTATTGGCTCCATTCTTGCTTTTGCTTCTTATTTTGTTTACAAACCAATTAACTTTATTTTAGTCCTTGGTTTTGCTACGTTATTCTTAACGTTAGGTTTTGTTACCTTAATGGCCATTCCTATGAAAATGTTTAGTGGCGAAGTCTTCGCACCGAGTTACTCAACCATTGCAACAGGTGGTATTATTGGTGGTGCTGTTGTTCAACTTGTCATCGGTTTTTTAGTCGAATCAAGTGAAACATTTTTAACTGCTTTTATCTACTTCCTTTGTTTAGGCTTATTAACAGCAGCGAGCTTAATTTTTGTTAAAATCCCCTCTCAAAATGAATCAATTTAA
- the phnC gene encoding phosphonate ABC transporter ATP-binding protein, with protein sequence MIKFDKVQKKYPNGYVGLKDIDLEIEQGEFVAIIGLSGAGKSTLIRCINRMHDITDGSLMVNGTDVKNIKGKEVREFRKTIGMIFQSFNLITRATVLKNVLISAVPELSWWRRILGVFPEEAKITALESLDNVGILDKAYIRVDQLSGGQQQRVALARTLAKKPEVILADEPVAALDPVTAKVVMDDFKRINKDLNISVLINIHHVDLALEYADRVIGIRKGEIVYDGPSEKVTQEVLDEIYLKDEQEGN encoded by the coding sequence ATGATTAAATTTGATAAAGTCCAAAAGAAATATCCGAATGGTTATGTTGGGCTAAAAGACATTGATTTAGAAATTGAACAAGGTGAGTTTGTTGCGATTATCGGTTTATCTGGTGCAGGGAAATCAACTTTGATTCGTTGTATTAACCGAATGCATGATATCACTGATGGGTCGTTAATGGTTAACGGAACAGACGTTAAAAACATTAAAGGAAAAGAAGTTCGTGAGTTTAGAAAAACTATTGGGATGATTTTCCAATCCTTCAACTTAATTACTAGAGCCACAGTGTTAAAAAATGTATTAATCTCTGCAGTTCCTGAATTATCTTGGTGGAGAAGAATATTAGGTGTCTTCCCAGAAGAAGCAAAAATTACAGCTTTAGAAAGTTTAGATAATGTTGGTATCTTAGATAAAGCTTATATTCGTGTGGATCAATTATCAGGTGGGCAACAACAACGTGTGGCTTTAGCTAGAACATTGGCTAAAAAGCCTGAAGTTATCTTGGCAGATGAGCCAGTAGCAGCTCTTGATCCAGTGACAGCAAAAGTGGTAATGGATGATTTTAAACGAATTAACAAGGATTTAAATATCTCCGTATTAATTAACATTCACCACGTTGATTTAGCTTTAGAATATGCTGATCGCGTGATTGGAATTCGTAAAGGTGAAATTGTCTATGATGGCCCTTCAGAAAAAGTAACTCAAGAGGTTTTAGATGAAATTTACTTGAAAGACGAACAGGAAGGTAACTAA
- a CDS encoding phosphate/phosphite/phosphonate ABC transporter substrate-binding protein, translating into MFKKVFKYAGVLALVVTLTACGGKSDGDKKNADGSKTIDKLSVGFVPSRDPEEIVSATDPLKNLLQDELKKEGYDVKNIDITVGTNFEAVGESLSSGTLDVGFIPGGTYVLYDDGAEVLLTATRAGLSIDSDKAKDWNDNKPTKPTDKQAESYRALMIAGPSSKGQALAKKVNEGKELSWDDLNGASWSVMSSSSPAGYIYPSLWLKENYDKNLSELKNIVQSDSYGSAFARLASGQVDVVLAYADARRDFEKNWTKEYNREKGIWDETNVIGVTPAIYNDTISVSKNSKVVDEDLKKALQKAFINIGKTEEGKKVISIYSHEGYKESTSKDYDNERKAQKMIQESTKK; encoded by the coding sequence TTGTTTAAGAAGGTATTTAAGTATGCTGGTGTTTTAGCGTTAGTGGTAACATTAACAGCTTGTGGTGGCAAATCAGACGGAGATAAAAAGAATGCAGATGGCTCAAAAACGATTGATAAATTATCAGTTGGGTTTGTTCCTTCACGTGATCCAGAAGAAATTGTTTCTGCAACAGATCCTTTAAAGAACTTGTTACAAGATGAGTTAAAAAAAGAAGGTTATGATGTTAAAAACATTGATATTACAGTAGGTACTAACTTTGAAGCTGTAGGTGAATCTTTATCATCAGGTACACTTGATGTAGGATTTATTCCTGGTGGAACATATGTTTTATATGATGATGGCGCTGAAGTATTATTAACAGCAACTCGTGCGGGTCTTTCAATTGATTCTGATAAAGCAAAAGATTGGAACGACAACAAACCAACAAAACCAACAGACAAACAAGCTGAATCTTACCGTGCACTTATGATCGCTGGACCATCTTCAAAAGGTCAAGCATTAGCTAAAAAAGTCAACGAAGGTAAAGAATTATCTTGGGATGATTTAAATGGCGCTTCATGGAGTGTAATGAGTTCATCTTCACCAGCTGGATATATCTATCCAAGTTTATGGTTAAAAGAAAACTATGATAAAAACTTATCTGAGTTAAAAAATATTGTTCAATCTGATTCTTACGGTAGTGCCTTTGCTCGTTTGGCTTCAGGTCAGGTAGATGTGGTCTTAGCTTATGCTGATGCTCGTCGTGACTTCGAGAAAAATTGGACAAAAGAATACAACCGTGAAAAAGGTATCTGGGATGAAACAAACGTTATTGGTGTAACACCAGCAATTTATAACGATACTATTTCAGTAAGCAAAAACTCTAAAGTGGTTGACGAAGATTTGAAAAAAGCTTTACAAAAAGCCTTTATTAACATTGGTAAAACAGAAGAAGGTAAAAAAGTTATTTCAATCTACAGTCATGAAGGGTACAAAGAATCAACATCTAAGGATTATGACAATGAACGTAAAGCTCAAAAAATGATCCAAGAATCAACTAAAAAATAA
- the parE gene encoding DNA topoisomerase IV subunit B, giving the protein MSDKIERQYDDTSIQVLEGLEAVRKRPGMYIGSTDSKGLHHLVFEIFDNAVDEALSGYGNEIDVTIHQDNSVSVRDYGRGMPTGIHASGKPTVEVIFTVLHAGGKFGQGGYKTSGGLHGVGASVVNALSSHVHVETVKNGEEVQIDFKDGGHTDGKLKRIKPSKKKNGSLITFKPDPTIFSTTVFSYDILAERLRESAFLLKGIKITLTDERNDQEEVFLFEDGIKEFIDYLNEDKDTLTPVIYFSGEKEGIEVEFSCQYNDGYSENTLSFVNNVRTRDGGTHEAGMKTALTKSFNEYARKVSLLKEKDKNLEGTDFREGLSAIISVRIPENLLQFEGQTKGKLGTPSARNVVDSVISEQLGFYLQENSEMSQMLIRKAIKAREAREAARKAREDSRNGKKRRKGESLLSGKLTPAQSRNPKKNELYLVEGDSAGGSAKQGRDRKFQAILPLRGKVINTEKAKLQDIMKNEEINTMIYTIGAGVGTDFDIDDCNYDKVIIMTDADTDGAHIQVLLLTFFYRYMKPLVEAGKVYIALPPLYKVQKGNGKKAVIEYAWTDEELKQVTSNMGKGYMLQRYKGLGEMNADQLWETTMDPETRTLIQVTIEDGAKAERRVTTLMGDKVEPRRRWIEKNVQFSLDEDGSILEGSTSSTQEQTTDEVFQQDSLF; this is encoded by the coding sequence GTGTCAGATAAAATTGAAAGACAATATGACGATACGTCGATTCAGGTTCTAGAAGGTCTTGAAGCAGTAAGAAAGAGACCGGGGATGTATATCGGTTCGACAGATTCTAAAGGATTACATCATTTAGTATTTGAAATCTTTGATAATGCAGTGGATGAGGCATTATCTGGTTACGGAAATGAAATTGATGTGACAATACATCAAGATAATAGTGTGAGTGTTCGAGATTATGGCCGCGGAATGCCAACAGGAATCCATGCATCTGGTAAACCAACTGTGGAAGTTATTTTTACAGTTCTTCATGCCGGTGGGAAATTCGGTCAAGGTGGCTATAAAACATCAGGAGGACTTCACGGGGTAGGGGCAAGTGTGGTAAACGCCTTATCTAGTCATGTCCATGTAGAAACAGTTAAAAATGGCGAAGAAGTTCAGATAGACTTTAAAGATGGTGGACACACAGATGGTAAATTAAAACGAATTAAACCGTCTAAAAAGAAAAACGGGTCACTGATTACATTCAAACCAGATCCAACTATTTTTTCAACCACTGTTTTTTCTTATGATATCTTAGCGGAACGTTTAAGAGAATCTGCTTTCTTACTTAAAGGAATTAAAATCACCCTAACAGATGAACGTAATGATCAAGAAGAAGTTTTTCTTTTTGAGGATGGTATTAAAGAATTTATCGACTATTTAAATGAAGATAAAGATACGTTAACGCCAGTTATTTATTTTTCAGGTGAAAAAGAAGGTATAGAAGTTGAATTTTCATGTCAGTATAATGATGGCTATTCAGAAAATACTTTATCTTTCGTTAACAATGTAAGAACGAGAGATGGGGGAACCCACGAAGCTGGGATGAAAACAGCTTTAACTAAATCTTTTAATGAATATGCTAGAAAAGTGAGTTTATTAAAAGAAAAAGATAAAAACCTAGAAGGAACAGACTTTAGAGAAGGTCTTTCTGCAATTATATCAGTGAGAATCCCAGAAAATTTACTTCAATTTGAAGGGCAAACAAAAGGGAAACTAGGAACGCCATCAGCTCGTAACGTGGTTGATTCAGTAATTAGTGAGCAATTAGGTTTCTATTTACAAGAAAATAGTGAAATGTCACAGATGTTAATTAGAAAAGCGATTAAAGCTCGTGAAGCTCGTGAGGCAGCTAGAAAAGCTCGTGAAGATAGCCGTAATGGTAAGAAACGTCGTAAAGGCGAGTCTTTATTATCAGGTAAATTAACACCGGCTCAATCAAGAAATCCTAAGAAAAATGAATTATATTTAGTCGAAGGGGATTCTGCCGGAGGTTCAGCTAAACAAGGTCGTGATCGTAAATTCCAAGCGATTTTACCATTAAGAGGTAAGGTAATTAATACAGAAAAAGCGAAACTTCAAGATATTATGAAAAATGAAGAGATTAATACAATGATCTATACTATTGGTGCTGGAGTCGGTACTGATTTTGATATTGATGATTGTAACTACGATAAAGTCATTATTATGACCGATGCGGATACCGATGGGGCTCATATTCAAGTCTTACTATTAACTTTCTTCTATCGTTATATGAAACCTTTAGTTGAAGCTGGTAAAGTTTATATTGCTTTACCACCTTTATATAAGGTTCAAAAAGGAAATGGCAAGAAAGCTGTGATTGAATACGCTTGGACAGATGAAGAGTTGAAACAAGTGACGAGTAACATGGGTAAAGGCTATATGTTACAACGCTACAAAGGTTTAGGTGAGATGAACGCGGATCAGTTATGGGAAACAACAATGGACCCAGAAACAAGAACGTTGATTCAAGTGACAATTGAAGATGGGGCAAAAGCTGAACGTCGTGTAACGACACTAATGGGCGACAAAGTTGAACCTAGAAGACGCTGGATTGAAAAAAATGTTCAGTTCTCTCTAGATGAAGATGGTAGTATTTTAGAAGGATCAACTTCTTCAACACAAGAGCAAACGACTGACGAAGTATTTCAACAAGATAGTTTGTTTTAA
- the plsY gene encoding glycerol-3-phosphate 1-O-acyltransferase PlsY: protein MKEVLFLVIAYLLGSLQSGVWIGQLFYKKDIRNFGSGNTGTTNTFRVLGKKAGTVVLFMDILKGTLATSLPIIFNLPLNPLWFGVAAILGHTFPIFGKFKGGKAVATSAGMLLAYSPLFFAYSASIFVILLFLTSMVSLTSMLSALLITLSTILLPIFFPVILTNQDWLLTILATSITLFIIIRHRDNIKRIKDGTESRVPFGLNKSEKK, encoded by the coding sequence TTGAAAGAAGTATTATTTTTAGTGATTGCTTATCTTTTAGGCTCACTACAATCTGGTGTTTGGATTGGACAATTATTTTATAAAAAAGATATTAGAAATTTTGGTAGTGGCAATACAGGGACAACTAATACATTTCGTGTTCTAGGTAAAAAAGCTGGGACAGTTGTTTTATTCATGGATATTTTAAAAGGAACTTTGGCTACTTCTCTGCCTATTATTTTTAATCTACCGCTTAACCCTTTATGGTTTGGTGTTGCTGCTATATTAGGACATACATTCCCTATCTTCGGTAAATTTAAGGGTGGTAAAGCTGTGGCAACCAGTGCTGGTATGTTACTTGCCTATAGCCCACTATTCTTTGCTTATTCAGCAAGTATTTTTGTGATTCTTTTATTTTTAACAAGTATGGTTAGTCTGACAAGTATGCTTAGTGCTTTACTAATTACATTATCAACTATTTTATTACCAATTTTCTTTCCGGTTATTTTAACTAATCAAGATTGGTTGTTAACGATTTTGGCAACGTCTATTACATTATTTATTATTATTAGACACCGTGATAACATCAAGCGAATCAAAGATGGCACTGAAAGTCGTGTCCCTTTTGGATTAAATAAATCAGAAAAAAAATAA
- a CDS encoding bifunctional metallophosphatase/5'-nucleotidase, translating to MELTLLSTSDTHGFLYPTDFRKRNQSLDFGLTKVKEQIKKIEKTVQGSLIKIDNGDFLQGSPLSYFLAKNPSAGSMADVMNEMGYDCGVLGNHEFNYGIEFLEETISKLNYPIICANILKANGDFLTNCPYVVIEREGVKIAVLGLTTQYIPNWEQPKTVEGLVFKSALETAKEFVPKLKEEADIVIVSYHGGFERDLETGEPTEVLTGENEGYALLHEVEGIDCLLTGHQHRVISLNDGPCPVTQPGDKGRYLGRVDLDFDEVTKKIKKSQASLIEINQEVENQVLHEKFLPLLNQVEDWLDQPQGKVEGDMTITDPMKVREFSHPYIEFIQDVQKEVTGVAISGTALFDNNGTGFGESISMRDIVTNYIYPNTVAVLDISGADLKVALERCASYFDTDQENQLCVSKEFLEPKVEHYNYDLYSGIDYTFDIRKEKGQRVVELKIDDKEIQDDERLEVVMNQYRAVGGGDYGMFGPEKIVREVTIDMTELISGYLEKHPTIMAKQPSNFHLIKT from the coding sequence ATGGAGTTAACACTATTATCGACAAGCGACACTCACGGGTTTTTATATCCAACCGATTTTAGAAAAAGAAATCAGTCATTAGATTTTGGTTTAACAAAAGTCAAAGAACAGATCAAGAAAATAGAAAAAACGGTCCAAGGTTCTTTAATCAAGATCGACAATGGTGATTTCTTACAAGGTTCACCACTTAGTTATTTTCTAGCTAAAAATCCAAGTGCAGGTTCAATGGCTGATGTGATGAATGAAATGGGTTATGACTGCGGTGTGTTAGGAAATCATGAGTTTAACTATGGGATTGAATTTTTAGAAGAAACTATTAGTAAATTAAATTACCCAATCATTTGTGCCAATATTTTAAAAGCAAATGGTGATTTTTTAACAAATTGTCCTTATGTTGTGATTGAACGTGAAGGTGTGAAAATCGCTGTTTTAGGTTTAACCACTCAGTATATTCCTAATTGGGAACAACCTAAAACAGTTGAAGGGTTGGTTTTTAAATCAGCTTTAGAAACAGCAAAAGAATTTGTTCCAAAGTTAAAAGAAGAAGCAGATATCGTCATTGTTAGTTACCATGGTGGTTTTGAGCGTGATTTAGAAACAGGTGAACCCACAGAGGTCTTAACTGGTGAAAATGAAGGTTATGCTCTTCTTCATGAAGTTGAGGGCATTGATTGTTTACTGACAGGGCATCAACACCGTGTGATTAGTTTGAACGATGGTCCTTGTCCAGTAACTCAACCAGGAGACAAAGGTCGATATTTAGGTAGAGTAGACCTCGATTTTGATGAAGTCACTAAGAAAATAAAAAAATCCCAAGCTAGTTTGATTGAAATTAATCAAGAGGTTGAAAATCAAGTGCTACATGAGAAATTCTTACCCTTGTTAAATCAAGTAGAAGATTGGTTAGATCAACCCCAAGGGAAAGTCGAGGGGGATATGACTATTACTGATCCGATGAAAGTCAGAGAATTTAGTCATCCTTATATTGAATTTATTCAAGACGTTCAAAAGGAAGTGACAGGAGTTGCGATTTCTGGGACAGCTCTTTTTGATAATAATGGAACAGGTTTTGGTGAAAGTATTAGTATGCGTGACATTGTGACGAACTATATTTATCCTAATACTGTGGCGGTCTTAGACATCTCTGGTGCCGATTTAAAGGTGGCGTTGGAAAGATGTGCTAGTTACTTTGATACAGATCAAGAGAATCAGTTATGTGTAAGTAAAGAGTTCTTAGAACCTAAAGTGGAGCATTATAATTATGATTTATATAGCGGCATAGACTATACGTTCGATATAAGGAAAGAAAAAGGTCAACGTGTGGTTGAATTAAAAATAGACGATAAAGAAATACAAGATGATGAAAGATTAGAAGTTGTCATGAATCAATACCGGGCAGTTGGTGGCGGTGATTATGGTATGTTCGGACCTGAAAAGATTGTGCGAGAAGTGACGATTGATATGACAGAGTTAATTTCAGGCTATTTAGAAAAACATCCTACAATTATGGCTAAACAACCTAGTAACTTTCATCTGATTAAAACATAA
- the phnE gene encoding phosphonate ABC transporter, permease protein PhnE: MNQAIEAKLRQEPSKKMQYLLLTTIIVGSFIWSLSAIEFNAVDEGGWKIASKIIQGILTPDMDLLWNFTNQGVFYLLFETICIAFIGTIFGAILSIPVAFLMAPSIVPKPVYLVMRFLVIVIRTVPALVYGLMFVRVTGPGPFAGAMTMSLTSIGMVSKLYVDIIEDIDHGVLEAMDSMGCTTFEKIRFGIIPQLIANFASITIYRFDMNLRDATILGLVGAGGIGSPLIFAMNSYRWNQVGSILIGLIVLILIVEVVSNKLRSKLVNG, encoded by the coding sequence ATGAATCAAGCAATAGAAGCAAAATTAAGACAAGAACCTTCTAAAAAAATGCAATATTTGTTGTTAACAACGATCATTGTAGGCTCTTTTATTTGGTCGCTTTCAGCTATCGAATTTAATGCAGTAGATGAAGGTGGTTGGAAAATTGCGAGTAAGATTATTCAAGGGATTTTGACTCCTGACATGGACTTACTATGGAATTTTACGAACCAAGGTGTATTTTACTTATTATTTGAAACAATTTGTATCGCATTTATTGGAACAATCTTTGGCGCAATTTTATCTATCCCGGTGGCCTTTTTAATGGCACCTAGTATTGTTCCTAAACCAGTTTACTTAGTGATGCGTTTCTTAGTTATCGTGATTAGAACTGTACCAGCCTTAGTTTACGGATTGATGTTTGTTCGTGTCACAGGTCCTGGACCTTTTGCTGGGGCGATGACCATGTCACTGACATCAATTGGGATGGTCTCAAAACTTTATGTGGATATTATTGAAGACATTGATCACGGTGTTCTTGAAGCAATGGATTCAATGGGATGTACGACGTTTGAGAAAATTCGTTTTGGAATTATTCCTCAATTAATCGCTAATTTTGCATCAATTACGATTTATCGTTTTGATATGAACTTAAGAGATGCAACAATTCTTGGTTTAGTTGGAGCTGGTGGTATTGGTTCACCATTAATCTTTGCAATGAACTCATATCGTTGGAACCAAGTAGGCTCAATTTTAATTGGCTTAATTGTCCTAATTTTAATTGTGGAAGTTGTTTCAAATAAATTAAGAAGTAAATTAGTCAACGGATAA
- the phnE gene encoding phosphonate ABC transporter, permease protein PhnE codes for MMKSLLKGKTITLSNGKTVVEKPSSTPFVVLVLFIFTVIAMRVTKFDFYALMTRGDQFFVILKGMFPPDLSFLDRVWAPLFDTIKMSLLGSLVGAIVSIPLALLASSNIVHNRVITGFFKLLFSILRTLPTIVTALIATFIFGLGTMAGTLAIFIFTVAYVGKLTYEQIESLDMSTFEALESMGMTRFQAFRYAVVPEILPTFLSTTLFNFEGNLRYASILGYVGAGGLGIILNEQLGWREYANVGTILLVLVLTVAIIETISEYARKKLQ; via the coding sequence ATGATGAAATCACTATTGAAAGGAAAGACGATTACTTTAAGTAATGGTAAAACTGTGGTGGAAAAACCATCATCAACGCCATTTGTCGTTTTAGTACTATTTATTTTTACTGTTATTGCGATGAGAGTCACTAAGTTTGATTTTTATGCGCTGATGACTCGTGGGGATCAATTTTTTGTAATTTTAAAGGGAATGTTTCCGCCAGACTTATCATTTTTAGATCGCGTGTGGGCACCGCTTTTTGACACGATTAAAATGTCTCTTTTAGGTTCTTTAGTTGGGGCAATTGTTTCGATTCCTTTAGCTCTTTTAGCGTCATCAAACATTGTCCATAATCGTGTGATTACAGGATTTTTTAAATTATTATTTAGTATCTTAAGAACATTACCAACGATTGTTACAGCACTTATCGCTACCTTTATTTTTGGTTTAGGCACTATGGCAGGGACTTTAGCTATTTTCATCTTTACAGTAGCTTATGTCGGGAAATTAACTTATGAGCAAATTGAATCCTTAGACATGTCAACGTTTGAAGCCCTTGAATCAATGGGAATGACTCGTTTTCAAGCGTTTCGCTATGCAGTAGTTCCTGAAATTTTACCAACATTTTTATCAACGACTCTTTTTAACTTTGAAGGTAATTTAAGATACGCTTCAATTTTAGGATATGTTGGTGCTGGTGGGTTAGGTATCATCTTAAACGAGCAATTAGGTTGGCGTGAATATGCTAATGTTGGAACAATTTTATTAGTATTGGTTTTAACTGTGGCTATCATTGAGACAATCAGTGAATATGCCCGTAAAAAGTTACAGTAG
- a CDS encoding PadR family transcriptional regulator: MDIQLRRGLLDYCVLAVLKEEDSYGYMIIKKMTPILEISESTLYPILKRLETNAFVSSYSVEHNGRLRKYYKITPKGSEKLMSFNDEWHEIEKVYNYIKGANEL; encoded by the coding sequence TTGGATATTCAATTACGTCGCGGTTTACTCGACTACTGCGTTCTTGCAGTGCTTAAAGAAGAAGATTCGTATGGGTACATGATTATAAAAAAAATGACACCCATACTCGAGATTTCAGAATCAACGCTGTACCCTATTTTAAAAAGATTAGAAACCAATGCTTTTGTGTCCTCATATTCTGTAGAGCATAACGGACGTTTAAGAAAGTATTACAAAATCACACCTAAGGGCAGTGAAAAATTAATGTCATTCAATGATGAATGGCATGAAATCGAAAAAGTTTACAACTATATAAAAGGAGCGAATGAATTATGA
- a CDS encoding DUF1700 domain-containing protein yields the protein MNQKEFITRLRRELVKRNVLDTETHINYYQEIIADYVEDGVSEEEAVAKLGSMEDLVLSIAGNNVSSVELRSEKQKSPLIWFLLIVGSPLWLSILLSIILLLLSGIIILWCLPLILGSLSFAFLVTGIVSLVGATFNSSFYYIVTQLGVGVFASGLGLLCLIGTTSSTQVISSLVKKLTTPLTKIFSQRGRIF from the coding sequence ATGAACCAAAAAGAATTTATTACACGATTAAGACGTGAGTTAGTCAAGAGGAATGTGCTTGATACAGAAACCCATATCAATTACTATCAAGAAATTATTGCGGATTACGTTGAAGATGGCGTCAGCGAAGAAGAAGCTGTCGCTAAGCTAGGATCTATGGAAGATCTCGTATTGTCAATTGCAGGCAACAACGTCAGTTCTGTAGAGCTCAGATCAGAGAAGCAAAAAAGCCCGTTAATTTGGTTTTTATTAATTGTTGGTTCACCACTGTGGTTATCGATTTTACTATCCATTATTTTATTGCTTTTATCTGGAATTATTATCCTGTGGTGTTTGCCTCTTATTTTAGGTTCTTTAAGCTTTGCCTTCTTAGTCACGGGCATTGTCAGTTTAGTTGGGGCAACTTTTAACAGTAGCTTCTATTATATAGTGACACAATTAGGAGTGGGAGTCTTCGCATCTGGTTTAGGATTACTTTGTTTAATTGGAACGACATCGTCTACGCAAGTTATCTCATCTTTAGTCAAAAAACTAACAACACCCCTAACAAAAATTTTTAGTCAGAGAGGAAGAATATTCTAA